Proteins encoded by one window of Planktothrix serta PCC 8927:
- a CDS encoding phycobiliprotein lyase, translated as MNIIEFFELSAGKWFSQRTLHNLKSGQLQAGKSNLIMESLPQTDATVVQLCQQHKIDPTTISGGFRLTWDGTMEGNPNQQKGSAIVVPIINPEHPQEGQLLQSQDTTPNQSLSGRYSLGADEVLTLITESPNFYAEERLWYLMPNLRLRTSIVKNSTGLTQASFCSEIRMGIK; from the coding sequence ATGAATATTATTGAATTTTTTGAGTTAAGTGCCGGGAAATGGTTTTCTCAACGCACCCTGCACAATTTAAAATCAGGTCAATTACAAGCGGGTAAGTCTAATTTAATCATGGAGAGTTTACCCCAAACCGATGCTACAGTTGTTCAGCTTTGTCAACAGCATAAAATTGACCCGACAACGATTTCAGGAGGATTTCGATTAACCTGGGACGGGACAATGGAAGGAAACCCGAATCAACAAAAAGGGTCTGCTATTGTTGTTCCGATTATCAATCCTGAACATCCCCAAGAAGGTCAATTATTACAATCTCAAGACACAACTCCGAATCAATCTCTATCGGGACGCTATAGTTTAGGAGCAGATGAGGTGTTAACTCTAATTACAGAATCTCCTAATTTTTATGCGGAAGAACGGTTATGGTATTTGATGCCAAATCTTAGGCTTCGGACTAGCATCGTTAAAAATAGCACCGGACTAACTCAAGCTTCCTTTTGTTCGGAAATTCGCATGGGAATAAAATGA